A single Alphaproteobacteria bacterium DNA region contains:
- a CDS encoding amino acid permease: MTSRHTQDKIGLWPLTSLVTGNLVGSGVYLLPATLAIYGTVSIFGWIAASLGAILLSLVFANLSAHQTKTGGPYLYAREAFGDTVGYYVCWGYWVLSWMSNPALAIGAVGYISSLCGGLSQMTHFCLEVLVVAGLTAFNLTGLKVTGRTELVITMLKVVPLLVLPLIGLYYIDFSIITSHINVSDKSFGMALNSATLAAMWAFVGLETGTIPAGQVYNASKTVPRATVLGTVIAAAVYILGAIVVMGVVPPQDLLSSKAPYADAAERIFGGAWGAPVTFAAIISCLGTLNGYLIIVGRIPYGAAHDGLFPKFFTKTTPHGTPYWGVIISSFCSIPLLLLSLQNSLMEQFNFIIELATLLILVVYAISVLAYLKLMIRDGKITPTKIALGIGALSFAGWALWAASLKMVALSFVIVLLGIPMRLWMTRAKVSV; encoded by the coding sequence ATGACATCGCGACATACACAAGATAAAATTGGCCTTTGGCCGTTAACCTCCCTGGTGACAGGGAATTTGGTTGGTTCGGGCGTTTATTTGCTGCCCGCAACCCTCGCCATCTATGGAACCGTCAGCATTTTTGGCTGGATAGCCGCCTCACTCGGCGCCATCTTGCTTTCGTTGGTATTTGCAAATTTAAGCGCCCATCAAACAAAGACGGGCGGTCCGTATCTCTATGCCCGCGAAGCCTTTGGCGACACGGTCGGGTACTACGTTTGCTGGGGATATTGGGTACTCTCTTGGATGAGCAATCCCGCCCTTGCCATTGGTGCCGTCGGGTATATCTCCTCCCTTTGTGGGGGATTGAGTCAGATGACGCACTTCTGCCTGGAGGTCCTCGTCGTTGCTGGATTGACGGCCTTTAACCTGACGGGCCTGAAAGTGACAGGGCGTACAGAGCTCGTGATTACGATGTTAAAAGTGGTTCCTCTCTTAGTTTTGCCTTTGATTGGGCTCTATTATATTGACTTTTCAATCATCACATCCCACATCAATGTCTCTGACAAATCCTTCGGAATGGCCCTCAATTCTGCCACTCTGGCTGCCATGTGGGCGTTTGTGGGCCTTGAGACGGGAACCATTCCGGCCGGGCAAGTTTACAATGCTTCAAAGACCGTTCCCCGAGCAACCGTCTTGGGAACCGTGATCGCCGCCGCTGTTTATATCTTGGGCGCTATCGTCGTTATGGGCGTGGTCCCCCCTCAAGATTTGCTTAGCTCCAAAGCGCCATATGCGGATGCGGCTGAGCGAATCTTCGGCGGGGCTTGGGGCGCGCCTGTCACGTTTGCCGCCATCATCTCCTGTTTAGGAACCCTCAACGGATACCTGATCATTGTGGGTCGTATCCCTTATGGTGCCGCACATGACGGGTTGTTTCCAAAATTCTTCACGAAAACAACACCGCATGGAACACCCTATTGGGGCGTAATCATCTCGTCGTTTTGTTCTATTCCGCTTTTATTGCTCTCGCTGCAAAACAGTTTAATGGAGCAATTTAATTTTATTATTGAATTGGCAACTCTTCTTATTTTGGTAGTGTATGCCATATCCGTATTGGCCTATTTAAAATTAATGATTCGAGACGGAAAAATAACGCCTACAAAAATTGCTTTGGGCATCGGTGCTTTGAGCTTTGCCGGATGGGCATTGTGGGCTGCGAGCTTGAAAATGGTCGCCCTGTCTTTTGTGATTGTCCTTCTCGGCATCCCCATGCGTCTTTGGATGACACGGGCCAAGGTTTCTGTATAA